The window CCTGCTGGTGGTGATGAGCCTATACGGACTGACGACTGGGCCTGAACCGGCGGCGAAAGCTCAGGAAGTCGATTTAAAGGTGGGAATTGTGCAACGCTTCGGCGAGGAACTCACAGATCAGGTGACCTTGAAAGCCACTTCAGGCGATCGCCTAACGGTACGCTTTTTGTCAGGCGACATGAAACCCGAAACGGTCCAACTGGAGAGTTTGAAGCTGGAAACGGTGATGCAGCCACTACAGACTCCCGCGCTGGAAGAGTATTTAGTTCTGAATCACGAATCGACGTTTGAAACCGCAGAAGATAAGGCTAATCAATGGCGACAACTGGGGATTGAGGTAGAAGTCGTACAACCGGAGCGTTGGCAGGTTTGGGCGAAGCGAGATGTTTATCAAACGCCTTTACTACGGCGTATGCTTCTGCAAAATCTGAAAGCTCAAGGCGACACAACGGCTTATCTCGCGACAAAAATGGTGGAAAAAGAGCCGAAAGCTTCATTTGTGGTCAATGGCTTTCGCTACAATCGTCGGGAGTTAGAGATTTCTGCGAAGAAAAATTTAATCCAGGTCAGTCGGGGTGCTAACAATAAAAACCCTCGTCTCTATGCTGGACGTTTGCGACTTCAGCCGAATGCCTACGGTACCTACACTTTGGTGAATCAGGTACCGTTAGAAACCTATTTACGGGGTGTTGTTCCTCACGAAATTGGTGGGGGGGCACCTTATGCCGCCGTCGTCGCCCAGACGATCTTGGCTCGAACCTATGCCTTACGCAACCTACGCCGATTTACCGCTGACAATTACCAACTTTGCGCTGATGTCCACTGTCAAGTTTACAAGGGACTTACGGATACAGTTCCCCTAGCGGATAAAGCGATCGCACAAACAAAGGGGTTGGTGCTGACTTACAACAATGAGCTGATTGATGCCCTCTATTCTTCTACCACTGGCGGTGTTACGGCTCCTTTTAGTGATGTCTGGAATGGGCCAGAACGTCCTTACTTAACCGCCAAAGTAGACTCGCCTAACGCCGTCTGGGATTTGTCACAAAAATCTTTAGCCAATGAAAACAACCTCCGCCAGTTCTTGAACTTAAAGCAGGGATTCAATGAAACAGGACGAGATGTCTTCCGTTGGCGCAGAACAAAAACCCTCGAACAAATCACCAAGCATCTAAAGCGTTATCTGAAGAATCGGAATCATCCCCTGGTTAACTTTACGACCATTCAGCAAATACAAATCGTGAATCGATCGCCAGCCGGACGGATTCTCAAACTTGTTGTACAAACCGATATCGGCAACATTGAAATCCATAAAAACGACGCCCGTAGTGCCTTTGAACCTCCCTTAAGTACTCTCTATTACCTAGAGCCAATCTACGGGGACAATAAAATCCTGAAAGGCTATGCATTCGTCGGTGGTGGCTTTGGGCATGGTGTCGGTATGAGTCAATACGGTGCTTACAACTTAGCGAATATTGGTTGGTCAGGAGAGCAAATTTTGAATTTCTACTATCCCGGCACTCAAATTCAACCCTTATCGCCTTCACTCGTCTTTTGGCAACCGCCGGAAGCTTCTTCCCCTTTTCAGCTATCTCCTCATAAATGAAGCAGGAACACCCAAACCGTGCTCCTGCTTATAATTCTGTTTGACTCTGAAGCCCACGAACCCAAGCCAAAAGGTAAAATTACTGACTTTA of the Allocoleopsis franciscana PCC 7113 genome contains:
- a CDS encoding SpoIID/LytB domain-containing protein, giving the protein MSLYGLTTGPEPAAKAQEVDLKVGIVQRFGEELTDQVTLKATSGDRLTVRFLSGDMKPETVQLESLKLETVMQPLQTPALEEYLVLNHESTFETAEDKANQWRQLGIEVEVVQPERWQVWAKRDVYQTPLLRRMLLQNLKAQGDTTAYLATKMVEKEPKASFVVNGFRYNRRELEISAKKNLIQVSRGANNKNPRLYAGRLRLQPNAYGTYTLVNQVPLETYLRGVVPHEIGGGAPYAAVVAQTILARTYALRNLRRFTADNYQLCADVHCQVYKGLTDTVPLADKAIAQTKGLVLTYNNELIDALYSSTTGGVTAPFSDVWNGPERPYLTAKVDSPNAVWDLSQKSLANENNLRQFLNLKQGFNETGRDVFRWRRTKTLEQITKHLKRYLKNRNHPLVNFTTIQQIQIVNRSPAGRILKLVVQTDIGNIEIHKNDARSAFEPPLSTLYYLEPIYGDNKILKGYAFVGGGFGHGVGMSQYGAYNLANIGWSGEQILNFYYPGTQIQPLSPSLVFWQPPEASSPFQLSPHK